The following coding sequences lie in one Rhodohalobacter barkolensis genomic window:
- a CDS encoding NAD(P)/FAD-dependent oxidoreductase — protein sequence MVIGIIGAGIAGLTAGRLLAQAGHEVTILEKSRGFGGRMATRYTGKDLQLKLDHGVSYFTADSPEFQQFTAELLDKKIIQLWGEDFLFYDGEKIVERNPNKRDSAIFTAVDGMNSIGKYLSRWVDVKSDTKVGGLTHIGENRRKKRSWMINLLSRETFEADAVIIATPAPQAYGILNTTTDEVSTLKMIREIDEVSYDPSYSLMLGYGDTVHPKWQAIQCKNSSIRFISNEGSKRDVGENCTLIVQSSPAFARNHRHSDEEQVKKALLSELAEIVGGWTTTPEWSQLHFWKFSQPMKSLKRPYFEMEIEETPLALVGDYFEGNDVDAAYRSGYKLAKHWIEKYKGLE from the coding sequence ATGGTAATTGGGATTATCGGAGCAGGAATTGCAGGATTAACAGCCGGACGCCTTCTGGCTCAGGCTGGCCACGAAGTCACAATATTGGAAAAGAGCAGAGGGTTTGGAGGTCGTATGGCTACCCGATACACCGGAAAAGATCTGCAACTTAAACTGGATCACGGAGTCTCATACTTTACTGCAGATTCTCCTGAATTTCAGCAGTTTACTGCGGAATTGCTCGATAAAAAGATCATTCAGCTATGGGGTGAGGATTTTCTTTTCTACGATGGTGAGAAAATTGTAGAGAGAAATCCAAATAAAAGGGATTCTGCTATTTTTACTGCTGTTGATGGTATGAACTCAATTGGTAAATATCTAAGCCGATGGGTGGATGTTAAGTCTGATACCAAAGTTGGTGGATTAACTCATATCGGGGAAAATCGGCGTAAGAAACGATCCTGGATGATAAACCTTCTTTCCAGGGAAACATTTGAAGCTGACGCTGTAATTATTGCTACTCCGGCTCCACAAGCCTATGGGATACTGAATACCACTACAGATGAAGTGTCTACACTTAAAATGATCCGTGAAATTGATGAAGTTTCTTACGATCCGTCTTACTCTTTAATGTTGGGTTATGGTGATACTGTTCATCCTAAGTGGCAGGCCATTCAATGTAAAAACAGTTCCATACGTTTTATTTCTAATGAGGGCTCTAAACGTGATGTTGGCGAAAACTGTACTTTAATTGTACAATCATCTCCGGCGTTTGCAAGAAATCACAGACACTCTGATGAGGAACAAGTGAAAAAAGCATTGCTTTCTGAGTTAGCAGAAATTGTGGGCGGCTGGACGACAACTCCGGAATGGAGTCAGCTTCATTTCTGGAAATTCAGTCAGCCTATGAAGTCCTTGAAACGACCTTATTTTGAAATGGAAATAGAAGAAACTCCATTGGCTTTAGTTGGAGACTACTTTGAGGGAAATGATGTCGACGCCGCTTATCGATCCGGTTACAAACTTGCCAAGCACTGGATTGAAAAGTATAAAGGCTTGGAATGA
- the rnz gene encoding ribonuclease Z, which translates to MIIVPLGVASATPTATRHLSSVALWREGDIHLFDCGENAQMRMLQAGLKRSKIENIFISHFDVDHYSGLIGLISTLQLQRRDRDLTVIGPKGIKEFLEFNFKFANLELSFGINYVEVEEDIESERVVDTEEYYVEARPLNHTKFCLGYRFQEKDKPGKVDAEKAEKLGITEDEQYKALKAGEDVELEDGTVIKSYEIVGHPRPGDSFAYITDTKYCPNSVKLAMNTNILYHEATFSESLADKAAETGHSTSNDAARVANEAQTKLLVISHFSARYTNPFILLREAREKFFPAWLATELRPIFTNPAQEKGIVQQKVYIKEIDDSKSSSSKGSSSGRSSRGSSDRGKKNFRKRKSSSGRGRSSDRSSSSNRRSRSDQGRKRKDRSSRDYSDKRDRRDQNDQNEGTSRPPKHITPRTPFDDFDRF; encoded by the coding sequence ATGATCATTGTACCATTAGGTGTTGCATCTGCAACTCCAACAGCAACAAGACACCTATCATCAGTGGCACTATGGCGCGAAGGGGATATTCACCTTTTCGATTGCGGTGAAAATGCACAGATGAGAATGCTTCAGGCAGGATTAAAAAGATCCAAAATTGAAAATATTTTTATATCTCATTTTGACGTAGACCATTATTCCGGTTTAATCGGATTGATTTCTACACTTCAGCTTCAGCGAAGAGACCGGGATTTAACAGTTATTGGTCCAAAAGGCATAAAAGAGTTTTTAGAATTTAATTTTAAATTTGCAAACCTTGAGCTCAGTTTTGGAATCAATTATGTGGAGGTTGAAGAGGATATTGAATCCGAACGCGTTGTCGATACAGAAGAATACTATGTTGAAGCCCGTCCGTTAAATCATACAAAGTTTTGTCTAGGATACCGTTTTCAGGAAAAAGATAAACCCGGAAAGGTAGATGCTGAGAAGGCAGAAAAACTGGGTATAACCGAGGACGAACAGTATAAAGCACTAAAGGCCGGTGAAGATGTAGAGCTGGAAGATGGTACGGTTATCAAATCTTATGAGATTGTTGGTCATCCCAGACCCGGTGACAGTTTTGCTTACATCACAGATACGAAATACTGTCCGAACTCTGTGAAGCTCGCGATGAACACGAATATACTTTATCACGAAGCAACCTTTAGCGAGAGTCTGGCTGATAAAGCTGCTGAAACAGGGCATTCAACTTCAAATGATGCTGCCCGTGTTGCAAATGAAGCTCAAACCAAGCTTTTGGTTATCAGTCATTTTTCAGCACGCTATACCAACCCATTTATTTTGTTACGTGAAGCGCGCGAGAAGTTTTTCCCGGCTTGGCTTGCTACTGAACTGCGTCCAATCTTCACAAACCCAGCTCAGGAGAAAGGGATTGTTCAGCAAAAAGTCTATATCAAAGAAATTGACGACAGTAAGAGCAGCAGCTCCAAGGGAAGCAGCAGCGGCAGAAGTAGCCGTGGCAGTAGCGACCGGGGTAAGAAAAACTTCAGGAAACGGAAATCATCATCCGGTCGAGGAAGAAGTTCTGATCGCAGTAGCAGCAGCAATCGCAGAAGCAGAAGTGATCAGGGAAGAAAACGAAAGGATCGTTCAAGCAGGGATTATAGCGACAAACGTGACAGACGTGACCAAAATGACCAGAATGAGGGAACGTCAAGACCGCCAAAACACATTACTCCAAGAACACCTTTCGACGATTTCGACAGATTTTAA
- a CDS encoding ABC transporter ATP-binding protein: protein MDSLKKLNQYLRDYKGTILLGGLFLTASNFFLIWIPVFIRRTMDEVELVVDDYSGDYTSVFEVLFSSEAGVVLAYNSLLLIGTVLMYGILLFATRQTLIVSSRKIEFDIRNRIIAKLFKLPQRYFAANKSGDVYVRATEDVARVREYFGPVLMYTINTFTRAGFIITMMIIVNPELTFWALVPLPFLSAFAYWVSGFINKYQLIIQEQYSRVAGRAQETFSSIRLIKAFNRENYEQDRFEKISDSYRKKKLKLDLVESLFHPTLNLLIGTSVVIVVWQGGLMVIDDVITVGNIAEFVIYVAYLTWPVASLGYTVNTLQKSLASWERIDKLLTEPIEIKDDKNRLKDQSIRGKIQFKNVSFKYPGADEFALKNINLTINSGDKVAIVGRTGSGKTTLVNLIPRLFDPSEGEIFIDGINLRDWNLSQLREIIGYVPQETFLFSTTIKENIAFGVENASMKMVEDAADSAQVLENILEFEKKFETMVGERGITLSGGQKQRTAIARALIKDPRIIVLDDSLSAVDTNTEEAILKHLNEKLTGRTTIMISHRISTVKNADIIFYIQDGSIIEQGSHDKLLAENGHYARMYQKQLLEQELAQI from the coding sequence GTGGATTCTCTAAAAAAACTGAATCAGTATTTAAGGGATTATAAAGGCACAATACTGCTTGGGGGGCTGTTTCTTACGGCGTCCAATTTCTTTCTTATCTGGATTCCTGTATTTATCAGACGAACAATGGATGAGGTGGAGCTCGTGGTAGATGACTACTCCGGAGATTACACATCCGTTTTTGAGGTCCTGTTTAGCAGTGAGGCGGGTGTAGTTCTGGCTTACAACTCGTTGTTGCTCATCGGTACAGTTTTAATGTACGGTATACTACTTTTTGCTACCCGCCAAACGCTCATCGTCAGCTCTAGAAAGATCGAATTTGATATTCGAAATCGGATCATAGCAAAGCTTTTCAAACTTCCCCAGCGTTATTTTGCCGCAAATAAATCGGGAGATGTTTATGTAAGAGCTACGGAAGATGTAGCCAGGGTTCGGGAGTATTTCGGTCCGGTGTTAATGTACACCATAAATACATTTACAAGGGCAGGGTTTATCATCACTATGATGATTATTGTAAATCCTGAGCTGACATTCTGGGCTCTTGTTCCGCTGCCATTTCTCTCTGCATTTGCCTATTGGGTAAGTGGATTTATTAACAAATATCAACTGATCATACAGGAACAGTACTCACGGGTTGCTGGCAGAGCTCAGGAAACCTTTAGCAGCATACGCCTGATAAAGGCATTTAATCGGGAGAATTATGAACAGGATCGTTTTGAAAAGATCAGCGACTCGTACCGTAAAAAGAAATTAAAGCTGGATTTGGTTGAGTCACTATTTCACCCAACCCTGAATTTACTGATTGGAACCTCAGTTGTTATTGTTGTATGGCAAGGTGGACTGATGGTGATTGATGACGTCATTACAGTTGGCAACATCGCTGAATTTGTAATTTATGTGGCTTATCTGACCTGGCCGGTTGCCTCTTTGGGATATACGGTAAACACCCTGCAAAAATCCTTGGCCTCATGGGAGAGAATTGACAAACTATTGACAGAGCCCATTGAGATAAAAGACGATAAGAATAGACTAAAGGATCAGAGTATAAGAGGAAAGATTCAGTTCAAAAATGTTAGCTTTAAATACCCCGGTGCAGACGAATTTGCTCTAAAAAATATTAATCTGACCATTAATTCCGGAGATAAAGTTGCTATTGTAGGTCGAACCGGGTCTGGAAAAACAACACTTGTAAACTTGATTCCCCGCCTGTTTGATCCCAGTGAAGGTGAAATTTTTATCGATGGGATAAATCTAAGAGACTGGAATTTATCTCAACTCAGAGAGATTATTGGATATGTACCTCAGGAAACTTTTCTTTTCTCTACAACCATTAAAGAGAATATTGCATTTGGCGTAGAGAATGCTTCCATGAAGATGGTTGAAGACGCTGCTGACAGTGCTCAGGTTTTGGAGAATATTTTGGAATTTGAGAAAAAATTTGAGACAATGGTAGGTGAACGGGGTATAACTCTTTCGGGTGGACAAAAACAGAGAACAGCGATTGCAAGAGCACTCATCAAAGATCCCAGAATAATTGTACTGGACGATTCTTTAAGCGCTGTAGATACAAATACGGAAGAAGCCATTTTAAAACATTTGAATGAAAAGCTTACCGGTAGAACTACAATCATGATTTCGCATCGAATATCTACAGTTAAAAACGCCGATATAATTTTTTATATTCAAGACGGTTCTATAATAGAACAAGGTTCTCATGATAAATTACTTGCAGAAAATGGGCACTATGCAAGAATGTATCAAAAACAACTACTCGAACAAGAATTAGCTCAGATTTAA
- a CDS encoding acyclic terpene utilization AtuA family protein, which produces MKEYIKIASGQGFWGDLPDAPLEQVKRGKIDYLVMDYLAEVTMSIMQKQRMRNENYGYARDFVNVIENTLDEIKNDGVKVISNAGGVNPVACKDAILKIAKEKGYSGIKVAVVDGDDILPNLDEIIADGHQLKNMETGAPITEVKDELLSANVYFGCQPIVKALEMGADIVITGRVTDTGLTLAPMVYEFGWDFENYDLMSTGTIAGHIIECGGQVSGGNFTDWEKVDDFVDIGFPIIEAHPDGTFYVTKHENTGGLVSEMTVKEQLLYEIGDPSSYITPDCIADFSSIQLEQDGENRVKIWGIKGRPATPTYKISASYIDGYKLSSTLVYSWPDAVKKAKAAGNILLKRAEKLGIKFRDTNIELVGLNACNEDMDALKQDLSDMNEVQLRVSVHGESREDLNRFGMEIAPLILTGPSGVTGFAGGRPKASDVVAYWPALLDKKAATPRVTVFDI; this is translated from the coding sequence GTGAAAGAGTATATCAAAATTGCATCAGGTCAAGGGTTTTGGGGCGACCTGCCCGATGCACCATTGGAACAGGTGAAAAGAGGTAAGATTGACTATTTGGTGATGGATTATCTTGCAGAGGTTACCATGTCTATCATGCAGAAGCAGCGTATGCGAAATGAGAATTACGGATATGCCCGCGATTTTGTCAATGTAATAGAGAACACATTGGATGAAATCAAAAATGATGGAGTGAAAGTGATCTCTAATGCAGGTGGTGTAAATCCGGTGGCATGTAAAGACGCTATTCTTAAAATTGCCAAGGAAAAGGGGTACTCCGGAATTAAGGTTGCGGTAGTTGATGGTGATGATATCTTGCCAAATTTGGATGAAATTATTGCAGATGGTCATCAGTTGAAAAACATGGAAACCGGTGCCCCTATTACGGAAGTAAAAGATGAGCTGTTAAGTGCAAATGTATATTTTGGTTGCCAGCCTATTGTAAAAGCACTTGAAATGGGTGCTGATATTGTAATTACCGGCAGAGTTACAGATACGGGTTTAACACTGGCTCCTATGGTGTACGAATTTGGATGGGATTTTGAGAATTACGATTTAATGTCAACAGGAACCATTGCCGGTCACATTATTGAATGCGGTGGTCAGGTTTCAGGCGGTAATTTTACAGATTGGGAAAAAGTAGATGATTTTGTCGATATCGGTTTTCCAATTATTGAAGCACATCCCGACGGAACATTTTATGTAACCAAACATGAAAATACAGGTGGATTGGTTTCAGAAATGACGGTAAAAGAGCAGCTGCTTTACGAAATCGGTGATCCATCCAGCTATATCACACCGGATTGTATTGCTGATTTTTCATCCATTCAGCTTGAACAGGATGGAGAAAACCGGGTTAAAATATGGGGAATTAAAGGAAGACCGGCTACACCGACATATAAAATATCTGCAAGTTACATTGATGGGTATAAGCTGTCATCAACACTTGTGTACAGCTGGCCCGATGCTGTAAAGAAAGCAAAGGCAGCAGGCAATATTCTGTTGAAAAGAGCAGAGAAGCTAGGTATAAAGTTCAGGGACACCAATATTGAATTGGTGGGTTTAAATGCCTGCAATGAAGATATGGACGCTTTGAAACAGGATCTGAGCGATATGAATGAAGTACAGCTTCGTGTGTCTGTTCACGGTGAATCCCGTGAAGACCTGAACAGATTCGGAATGGAAATTGCGCCTTTAATTTTGACAGGTCCCAGTGGAGTTACCGGATTTGCCGGAGGTCGCCCCAAAGCCAGTGATGTTGTTGCCTACTGGCCAGCATTACTTGATAAAAAAGCAGCAACACCCAGGGTAACAGTTTTTGATATTTAA
- a CDS encoding acyl-CoA carboxylase subunit beta has product MKEDWLDGLLDSLRKEEATIKQGGGKKRIEKEHKKGKLTARERIDMLLDDGEELSELGLWAAYEMYEEEGGCPSAGVVVGTGKVSGKTCMIVANDATVKAGAWFPMTAKKNLRAQEIAIENHLPIIYLVDSAGVYLPMQDQIFPDKEHFGRIFRNNAVISAKGIPQIAAIMGSCVAGGAYLPIMSDEALIVDGTGSVFLAGSYLVKAAIGEEVDNETLGGATTHTEISGVTDYKMKDDTECLLTIRDLVDKLGPKERAGFNRKEAVKPEVAPEKMLEEFPADRTKPYDMHTVIKSIIDADSFTEYKKGYGNTLITGYARIDGWSVGIVANQRKIVKNKQGEMQIGGVIYSDSADKAARFIMNCNQKNVPIIFLQDVTGFMIGKRSEHGGIIKDGAKMVNAVANSTVPKITVIVGNSYGAGNYAMCGKAYDPRFIYAWPTAQIAVMGGTQAAKVLTQIQVSSLEKRGEELSDEDKAEILQRIKSRYDKQTDVRYAAARLWVDEIIHPASTRSRISEAIECADHNPDIPEFKTGVLQV; this is encoded by the coding sequence ATGAAAGAAGACTGGCTTGACGGATTACTTGATTCATTGAGAAAAGAAGAAGCTACAATAAAACAAGGCGGCGGAAAGAAAAGAATAGAAAAAGAGCATAAAAAAGGAAAACTAACGGCCCGGGAAAGGATTGATATGCTTTTAGATGATGGCGAAGAACTTTCTGAGCTTGGGCTTTGGGCGGCCTACGAAATGTATGAAGAAGAAGGAGGATGTCCTTCGGCGGGTGTGGTTGTCGGTACAGGAAAGGTAAGCGGCAAGACATGTATGATTGTTGCCAATGATGCAACCGTAAAGGCAGGTGCTTGGTTTCCAATGACGGCGAAAAAAAACCTTCGTGCTCAGGAGATAGCGATAGAAAATCATTTGCCCATCATTTACCTGGTGGATTCAGCCGGTGTTTATCTGCCCATGCAGGATCAAATTTTTCCGGATAAAGAACATTTTGGCCGAATTTTCAGGAATAATGCAGTGATCAGTGCGAAGGGAATTCCGCAGATAGCAGCCATTATGGGAAGTTGTGTTGCAGGTGGAGCCTATCTGCCCATCATGAGTGATGAAGCTCTGATTGTTGATGGCACAGGAAGTGTATTTCTGGCAGGAAGCTATTTGGTAAAAGCCGCCATTGGTGAAGAAGTGGACAATGAAACCCTTGGGGGAGCTACCACTCATACGGAAATCAGCGGTGTTACCGACTACAAGATGAAAGATGACACCGAGTGTCTGCTAACAATTCGTGACCTGGTTGATAAATTGGGTCCCAAAGAGCGAGCCGGATTCAATCGAAAAGAGGCTGTTAAACCGGAAGTTGCACCTGAGAAAATGCTGGAAGAGTTTCCGGCTGATCGAACCAAACCGTACGATATGCATACGGTCATTAAAAGTATCATAGACGCCGACTCATTCACTGAATATAAAAAAGGGTATGGCAACACGCTCATCACAGGCTATGCTCGCATTGATGGATGGAGTGTAGGAATTGTGGCCAATCAGCGTAAGATTGTCAAGAATAAACAAGGTGAAATGCAAATTGGCGGTGTGATCTACTCAGATAGTGCCGACAAAGCCGCTCGATTTATCATGAACTGCAATCAAAAGAATGTTCCAATTATTTTTCTACAGGATGTAACCGGCTTTATGATTGGAAAGCGAAGTGAGCATGGCGGAATCATCAAAGATGGAGCAAAAATGGTGAATGCAGTAGCAAATTCAACCGTACCCAAAATTACAGTTATTGTAGGTAACAGCTACGGTGCCGGGAACTATGCAATGTGTGGTAAAGCGTATGATCCCCGCTTCATTTATGCTTGGCCTACTGCTCAAATAGCGGTGATGGGCGGAACACAAGCAGCAAAGGTATTGACACAAATTCAGGTCTCTTCACTGGAGAAAAGGGGTGAGGAGTTATCGGATGAAGACAAAGCTGAAATTTTACAGCGTATTAAAAGCCGCTACGATAAGCAAACGGATGTACGTTATGCTGCGGCCAGATTGTGGGTAGATGAGATTATCCATCCTGCATCAACAAGATCTCGTATATCGGAAGCCATTGAGTGTGCGGACCATAATCCTGATATTCCTGAATTTAAAACCGGAGTTTTGCAGGTATAG
- a CDS encoding ABC transporter ATP-binding protein, which translates to MSNKQDSKAVDSVLIRRLYYFFQPYKWWALLAIGLTLSAAFLGTVRPKLTQVAVDDYISVGDYNGLMWIIALLGMALIGEFIILVMNTYLTRWFGQGALFRLRNAVFEKIQSLHVQFFDKNPIGRLITRTTSDIEALSELLSDGIVNMIGDLFRIFFILYFMLMMSWELTIIAILVLPILFYSTFWFKGKVRSAFLEVRDQIARLNSFVQEHISGMAVVQLFNREKKQKNRFRSINAEHKDAHIQTIFYFSIFWPVVEVLASLAMALVVWYGGARALMDEVSFGVLLAFIQYVRQFFNPIRGLSEKYNTLQSALASSERIFDVLDTENQVDESDTPDHIKEIKGRIDFKNVWFSYNKDDETILKDVTFSAKPGESLAIVGATGAGKSTIINLLMRYYDIEEGEILLDGHNIKNLSLEDLRKNFGLVLQDNALFSGTVLENITLGNKNISREDVIKASKEVDSHHFISKLPGGYDYVLNERGASLSMGQRQLICFVRAMVYDPKILILDEATSSVDSETEELVSKACEKMMQGRTSIVIAHRLSTIRGADKILVMHKGKIREKGSHKALIGKEDGIYRKLYELQYRDQDIPSTDSVA; encoded by the coding sequence TTGAGTAATAAACAGGACTCTAAAGCCGTCGATTCTGTATTGATTCGGCGGCTTTACTACTTTTTCCAACCCTATAAATGGTGGGCACTGCTAGCCATTGGCCTGACCCTGTCTGCCGCTTTTCTGGGTACGGTACGGCCTAAGCTTACACAAGTTGCCGTTGATGATTACATCTCTGTTGGAGATTACAACGGCTTGATGTGGATCATTGCCTTGCTTGGAATGGCTCTAATCGGGGAGTTCATCATTTTAGTGATGAATACTTACCTGACCCGTTGGTTCGGACAAGGGGCACTTTTCCGATTGCGTAATGCAGTTTTCGAAAAAATTCAATCTTTGCACGTCCAGTTTTTTGACAAAAATCCCATTGGCCGCCTTATCACTCGTACAACCAGTGATATTGAAGCACTGAGTGAGTTGCTATCTGATGGCATTGTTAACATGATCGGTGATCTGTTCAGGATCTTCTTTATTCTCTATTTCATGTTGATGATGAGTTGGGAACTCACCATTATTGCTATTCTTGTTTTGCCAATTTTATTTTATTCAACTTTTTGGTTTAAGGGGAAAGTACGATCTGCTTTTTTAGAGGTAAGAGATCAAATTGCCCGGCTCAATTCATTTGTTCAGGAGCATATCAGTGGCATGGCTGTTGTTCAGCTATTCAATCGTGAAAAGAAACAGAAAAATAGATTCCGTTCGATAAATGCAGAGCATAAAGATGCTCACATTCAAACCATCTTTTACTTTTCAATCTTTTGGCCTGTTGTAGAGGTATTAGCAAGTTTGGCCATGGCATTGGTTGTTTGGTACGGTGGAGCGAGAGCTTTAATGGATGAGGTATCATTCGGTGTACTGTTGGCCTTCATTCAATATGTTCGGCAGTTTTTCAATCCAATTAGAGGATTGTCGGAAAAATACAATACGCTTCAATCTGCATTGGCCTCATCAGAACGGATTTTTGATGTTTTGGATACAGAAAATCAGGTTGATGAATCGGATACACCTGACCATATCAAAGAGATTAAAGGCAGAATTGATTTTAAGAACGTTTGGTTTTCGTACAATAAAGATGACGAGACTATCCTAAAAGATGTCACTTTTTCTGCAAAACCCGGTGAGTCACTCGCCATAGTTGGTGCAACCGGTGCAGGAAAGTCTACAATTATCAATTTGCTCATGAGATATTACGACATCGAAGAAGGAGAAATACTTCTTGATGGTCATAATATTAAAAATCTATCGCTCGAGGATCTGCGCAAAAACTTTGGATTGGTACTGCAGGATAATGCTCTTTTTTCCGGAACAGTTTTAGAAAACATTACGCTTGGAAATAAGAATATTTCCAGAGAAGATGTTATCAAGGCTTCCAAAGAGGTGGATAGTCATCATTTTATATCAAAACTACCCGGTGGTTATGATTACGTTCTGAATGAACGGGGAGCCTCTCTTTCAATGGGGCAGAGACAGCTTATTTGCTTTGTTCGTGCGATGGTTTATGATCCAAAAATTCTTATTCTGGATGAAGCCACCTCAAGTGTGGATTCTGAAACTGAAGAATTGGTTTCCAAAGCGTGTGAGAAAATGATGCAAGGACGAACATCCATTGTAATTGCTCACCGGTTATCTACCATTAGAGGAGCTGATAAAATTTTGGTGATGCACAAAGGAAAAATAAGGGAGAAAGGATCCCATAAAGCCTTGATAGGCAAGGAAGATGGAATCTATCGAAAACTTTATGAGTTACAATATAGAGATCAGGATATTCCATCAACAGATAGTGTTGCATGA
- the coaE gene encoding dephospho-CoA kinase (Dephospho-CoA kinase (CoaE) performs the final step in coenzyme A biosynthesis.), with translation MIVAGVTGGIGSGKSTLCKVWESLGAKVIYADDLAKQLMVEDEEVVAKLKEIFGKDTYKNDGSLNKTHLINEAFQKGRVEELNSVVHPAVARKFQEIRIQTEKTETKVLVKEAALLLNEGRPKDLDVVILVLSPKEEQINRVKKRDSVEKKDVLERMNKQPDFEKLKSYADYIITNDGTLKEFKLKSKELYLKVLEDYRDNV, from the coding sequence ATGATTGTAGCCGGGGTAACCGGAGGCATAGGTTCAGGAAAGAGTACACTATGCAAGGTGTGGGAATCACTTGGCGCAAAGGTGATATATGCTGATGATCTGGCCAAACAGTTGATGGTTGAGGATGAAGAGGTAGTTGCCAAACTAAAAGAGATTTTTGGCAAGGATACTTATAAAAATGATGGTTCTCTCAATAAAACTCATCTGATTAACGAAGCTTTTCAAAAAGGAAGGGTAGAGGAGTTGAACAGTGTGGTTCATCCGGCTGTAGCACGGAAATTTCAAGAGATCCGTATTCAAACTGAGAAAACTGAAACAAAAGTCTTGGTTAAAGAGGCGGCTTTGTTACTCAATGAAGGGCGACCTAAAGATTTGGACGTTGTGATTTTGGTACTGTCACCGAAGGAAGAACAGATTAATCGGGTTAAGAAAAGAGACAGCGTTGAAAAAAAAGATGTTTTGGAGAGAATGAATAAGCAACCTGACTTTGAAAAATTAAAAAGTTATGCCGATTATATCATCACAAATGATGGTACGCTTAAAGAGTTTAAATTAAAATCAAAAGAGCTTTATTTAAAAGTATTGGAAGACTATCGGGATAATGTGTAA
- the prfB gene encoding peptide chain release factor 2 (programmed frameshift) codes for MENIQLDKLNSLFERLDTLRGYLDYDKRKVRVIELQEQTQDPEFWNDPDKAQQIMQELDREKSLVEKWDELDELRESIRVFLQFLDEGEDVQDDLRAEVETFRKKLEDLELQNMLSGEDDHRNAIMTFNPGAGGTESQDWAQMLFRMYTRWAESKGYKVSVVEYQDGDVAGLKSATIEVSGPNAYGYLKSESGTHRLVRISPFDSNSRRHTSFSSVFVSPIIDDTIEVNLNDSDIELQRFHASGAGGQNVNKVETGVRLVWTGKLSDGSEERVVAECQQERSQLQNREKALVMLKSKVYELEKQIKEKEKQKLEDSKSSNEWGSQIRSYVFHPYNMVKDHRTNYETGDVQGVMDGDLDEFMKAYLLATNIGEAA; via the exons ATGGAGAACATCCAGTTAGATAAATTGAATTCCCTATTTGAGCGGCTCGATACGCTCAGGGGGTACCTT GACTACGATAAACGAAAAGTTCGGGTAATAGAGCTGCAAGAACAAACCCAGGATCCTGAATTCTGGAATGATCCCGATAAAGCTCAGCAGATTATGCAGGAGCTGGACAGGGAAAAAAGTCTTGTAGAAAAGTGGGACGAACTGGATGAACTCCGTGAAAGTATTCGTGTTTTTCTCCAATTTCTAGATGAGGGCGAAGATGTTCAGGATGATCTTCGGGCCGAGGTAGAAACGTTCCGTAAAAAACTTGAAGATCTGGAGCTTCAAAATATGCTCAGCGGTGAGGATGATCATCGTAATGCAATTATGACATTCAATCCGGGAGCCGGGGGTACAGAAAGCCAGGACTGGGCTCAGATGCTATTTAGAATGTACACCCGCTGGGCAGAAAGCAAAGGCTATAAAGTTTCTGTTGTTGAATACCAGGATGGTGATGTAGCCGGATTAAAAAGTGCTACGATTGAAGTTTCCGGACCCAATGCTTACGGATATCTTAAATCCGAAAGCGGCACACACCGATTGGTACGTATTTCTCCTTTCGACAGTAATTCCCGCCGGCATACATCATTCAGTTCAGTTTTTGTGTCGCCTATCATAGATGATACGATTGAAGTAAATCTGAACGACTCTGACATTGAACTGCAACGCTTTCACGCAAGTGGTGCGGGTGGTCAGAATGTGAATAAAGTGGAAACCGGAGTTCGATTGGTTTGGACCGGAAAACTCAGTGACGGGTCAGAAGAGAGGGTTGTTGCGGAGTGCCAGCAGGAACGTTCACAGCTTCAAAACCGTGAAAAAGCATTGGTTATGCTAAAATCTAAGGTGTATGAGCTCGAAAAACAGATTAAGGAGAAGGAGAAGCAAAAACTGGAAGACTCCAAAAGCAGTAATGAATGGGGTTCTCAAATCCGTTCATATGTATTTCACCCATATAACATGGTAAAAGATCACCGTACGAATTATGAAACCGGTGACGTGCAAGGGGTGATGGATGGAGATCTGGATGAGTTTATGAAAGCATATCTGTTGGCCACCAACATTGGGGAAGCGGCATGA